Proteins encoded together in one Eubalaena glacialis isolate mEubGla1 chromosome 7, mEubGla1.1.hap2.+ XY, whole genome shotgun sequence window:
- the SEMA3B gene encoding semaphorin-3B isoform X3, with product MGRDFTIFRSLGQRPSLRTEPHDSRWLNEPKFVKVFWIPESENPDDDKIYFFFRESAVEATPALGRLSVSRVGQICRNDVGGQRSLVNKWTTFLKARLVCSVPGAEGDTNFDQLQDVFLLSSRDRWTPLLYAVFSTTSSIFQGSAVCVYSMNDVRRAFLGPFAHKEGPMHQWVSYQGRVPYPRPGMCPSKTFGTFSSTKDFPDDVIQFARNHPLMYNSVLPMGGRPLFQQVGAGYTFTQITADRVAAVDGYYDVLFIGTDAGTVLKVISVPKGGRPNAEGLLLEELHMFEDSAAVTSMQISSKRHQLYVASRSGVAQIPLHRCAAHGRACAECCLARDPYCAWDGAACTRFQASAKRRFRRQDVRNGDPSTLCTGDSSHPALLERKVFGVEGGSAFLECEPRSLQARVEWTFQRAGEAAYTQVPAEERAERTTRGLLLRWLRRGDSGVYLCAAVEQGFSQPMRRLALHVLSAAQAERLARTEEAAPVAPPGPKLWYRDFLQLVEPGGGGTNSLRMCRPQPALRPPPPESRRKGRNRRTHAPEPRAERGPRSAAHW from the exons ATGGGACGGGACTTTACCATCTTCCGCAGCTTGGGTCAGCGTCCAAGTCTCCGAACAGAACCACACGATTCCCGCTGGCTCAACG AGCCCAAGTTCGTCAAGGTCTTTTGGATCCCGGAGAGTGAGAACCCAGACGACGACAAGATCTACTTCTTCTTCCGTGAGTCGGCAGTGGAGGCCACGCCGGCCCTGGGACGCCTGTCTGTGTCCCGCGTTGGCCAGATCTGCAGG AACGACGTGGGTGGCCAGCGCAGCCTGGTCAACAAGTGGACTACGTTCCTGAAGGCGCGGCTGGTGTGCTCAGTGCCCGGTGCCGAGGGCGATACGAACTTTGACCAGCTCC AGGACGTGTTCCTGCTGTCCTCGCGGGATCGCTGGACCCCGCTGCTCTATGCTGTCTTCTCCACGACCAG CAGCATCTTCCAGGGCTCCGCAGTGTGCGTGTACAGCATGAATGATGTGCGCCGGGCCTTCCTGGGACCCTTTGCACACAAGGAGGGGCCCATGCACCAGTGGGTGTCCTACCAGGGCCGTGTCCCCTACCCCCGACCTGGCATG tGCCCCAGCAAGACCTTTGGCACCTTCAGTTCCACCAAGGACTTTCCTGATGATGTCATCCAGTTTGCCCGGAACCACCCCCTCATGTACAATTCGGTCCTGCCCATGGGGGGGCGCCCCCTCTTCCAACAAGTGGGTGCTGGGTACACCTTCACCCAGATCACCGCGGACCGTGTAGCAGCTGTTGACGGATACTACGACGTCCTCTTCATTGGCACAG ATGCTGGCACCGTGCTGAAGGTGATCTCCGTCCCCAAGGGTGGCCGGCCTAATGCTGAGGggctgctcctggaggagctgcaCATGTTTGAG GACTCAGCTGCTGTCACCAGCATGCAAATCTCCTCCAAGAGG CACCAACTGTACGTAGCCTCTCGGAGCGGGGTGGCCCAGATCCCGTTGCACCGCTGCGCTGCCCACGGCCGCGCCTGTGCCGAATGCTGTCTGGCACGTGACCCTTACTGCGCCTGGGATGGGGCCGCGTGCACGCGCTTCCAGGCCAGTGCCAAGAG GAGGTTCCGACGGCAGGATGTAAGGAACGGCGACCCCAGCACACTGTGCACCGGGG ACTCATCCCATCCTGCGCTGCTGGAGCGGAAGGTGTTCGGTGTGGAGGGAGGTAGCGCCTTCCTGGAGTGtgagccccgctcgctgcaggcGCGCGTGGAGTGGACCTTCCAGCGCGCGGGGGAGGCGGCCTACACTCAG GTACCCGCAGAGGAGCGAGCCGAACGCACGACGCGGGGTCTGCTGCTTCGCTGGTTGCGGCGTGGGGACTCAGGCGTGTACCTGTGCGCAGCCGTGGAGCAGGGCTTTTCGCAGCCAATGCGTCGCCTGGCGCTGCACGTGCTGAGTGCTGCTCAGGCTGAAAGGCTGGCCCGGACCGAGGAGGCTGCGCCCGTCGCGCCGCCGGGCCCCAAGCTCTGGTACCGGGACTTCCTGCAGCTGGTGGAGCCGGGCGGCGGTGGTACGAACTCCCTGCGAATGTGTCGTCCGCAGCCCGCGCTGCGCCCACCGCCTCCCGAGTCGCGGAGGAAGGGCCGCAACCGGAGGACACACGCCCCAGAACCGCGTGCTGAGCGGGGGCCGCGCAGCGCAGCGCACTGGTGA
- the SEMA3B gene encoding semaphorin-3B isoform X2, giving the protein MGRAEAAAMIPGLALLWVAVLGGAAPSTPRLRLSFQELQAQHGLRTFRLERTCCYKALLLDEERGRLFVGAENHVASLSLDNISKRAKKLAWPAPVEWREECNWAGKDIGTECMNFVKLLHAYNRTHLLACGTGAFHPTCAFVEVGQRLEEPMLRLDLRRLEDGKGKSPYDPRHRAASVLVGEELYSGVAADLMGRDFTIFRSLGQRPSLRTEPHDSRWLNEPKFVKVFWIPESENPDDDKIYFFFRESAVEATPALGRLSVSRVGQICRNDVGGQRSLVNKWTTFLKARLVCSVPGAEGDTNFDQLQDVFLLSSRDRWTPLLYAVFSTTSIFQGSAVCVYSMNDVRRAFLGPFAHKEGPMHQWVSYQGRVPYPRPGMCPSKTFGTFSSTKDFPDDVIQFARNHPLMYNSVLPMGGRPLFQQVGAGYTFTQITADRVAAVDGYYDVLFIGTDAGTVLKVISVPKGGRPNAEGLLLEELHMFEDSAAVTSMQISSKRHQLYVASRSGVAQIPLHRCAAHGRACAECCLARDPYCAWDGAACTRFQASAKRRFRRQDVRNGDPSTLCTGDSSHPALLERKVFGVEGGSAFLECEPRSLQARVEWTFQRAGEAAYTQVPAEERAERTTRGLLLRWLRRGDSGVYLCAAVEQGFSQPMRRLALHVLSAAQAERLARTEEAAPVAPPGPKLWYRDFLQLVEPGGGGTNSLRMCRPQPALRPPPPESRRKGRNRRTHAPEPRAERGPRSAAHW; this is encoded by the exons ATGGGGCGGGCTGAGGCCGCCGCCATGATCCCAGGCCTGGCCCTGCTCTGGGTGGCAGTGCTGGGGGGTGCTGCCCCCAGCACGCCACGCCTTCGCCTCTCCTTCCAAG AGCTCCAGGCCCAGCACGGTCTCCGGACCTTCAGGCTGGAGAGGACGTGCTGCTACAAAGCTTTGCTGCTGGATGAGGAGCGTGGGCGCCTGTTTGTGGGCGCCGAGAACCATGTGGCCTCCCTCAGCCTGGACAACATTAGCAAGCGGGCCAAGAAG CTGGCCTGGCCGGCCCCTGTGGAATGGCGAGAGGAGTGCAACTGGGCAGGGAAGGACATTGGC ACTGAGTGCATGAACTTCGTGAAGTTGCTGCACGCCTACAACCGCACCCACTTGCTGGCCTGTGGCACAGGGGCCTTCCACCCAACCTGTGCATTTGTGGAGGTGGGCCAGCGGCTGGAG GAGCCCATGCTCCGGCTGGACCTTCGAAGGCTAGAGGATGGCAAGGGCAAGAGTCCTTATGACCCCAGGCATCGGGCTGCCTCCGTGCTGGTGG GGGAAGAGTTGTACTCGGGAGTAGCCGCAGACCTCATGGGACGGGACTTTACCATCTTCCGCAGCTTGGGTCAGCGTCCAAGTCTCCGAACAGAACCACACGATTCCCGCTGGCTCAACG AGCCCAAGTTCGTCAAGGTCTTTTGGATCCCGGAGAGTGAGAACCCAGACGACGACAAGATCTACTTCTTCTTCCGTGAGTCGGCAGTGGAGGCCACGCCGGCCCTGGGACGCCTGTCTGTGTCCCGCGTTGGCCAGATCTGCAGG AACGACGTGGGTGGCCAGCGCAGCCTGGTCAACAAGTGGACTACGTTCCTGAAGGCGCGGCTGGTGTGCTCAGTGCCCGGTGCCGAGGGCGATACGAACTTTGACCAGCTCC AGGACGTGTTCCTGCTGTCCTCGCGGGATCGCTGGACCCCGCTGCTCTATGCTGTCTTCTCCACGACCAG CATCTTCCAGGGCTCCGCAGTGTGCGTGTACAGCATGAATGATGTGCGCCGGGCCTTCCTGGGACCCTTTGCACACAAGGAGGGGCCCATGCACCAGTGGGTGTCCTACCAGGGCCGTGTCCCCTACCCCCGACCTGGCATG tGCCCCAGCAAGACCTTTGGCACCTTCAGTTCCACCAAGGACTTTCCTGATGATGTCATCCAGTTTGCCCGGAACCACCCCCTCATGTACAATTCGGTCCTGCCCATGGGGGGGCGCCCCCTCTTCCAACAAGTGGGTGCTGGGTACACCTTCACCCAGATCACCGCGGACCGTGTAGCAGCTGTTGACGGATACTACGACGTCCTCTTCATTGGCACAG ATGCTGGCACCGTGCTGAAGGTGATCTCCGTCCCCAAGGGTGGCCGGCCTAATGCTGAGGggctgctcctggaggagctgcaCATGTTTGAG GACTCAGCTGCTGTCACCAGCATGCAAATCTCCTCCAAGAGG CACCAACTGTACGTAGCCTCTCGGAGCGGGGTGGCCCAGATCCCGTTGCACCGCTGCGCTGCCCACGGCCGCGCCTGTGCCGAATGCTGTCTGGCACGTGACCCTTACTGCGCCTGGGATGGGGCCGCGTGCACGCGCTTCCAGGCCAGTGCCAAGAG GAGGTTCCGACGGCAGGATGTAAGGAACGGCGACCCCAGCACACTGTGCACCGGGG ACTCATCCCATCCTGCGCTGCTGGAGCGGAAGGTGTTCGGTGTGGAGGGAGGTAGCGCCTTCCTGGAGTGtgagccccgctcgctgcaggcGCGCGTGGAGTGGACCTTCCAGCGCGCGGGGGAGGCGGCCTACACTCAG GTACCCGCAGAGGAGCGAGCCGAACGCACGACGCGGGGTCTGCTGCTTCGCTGGTTGCGGCGTGGGGACTCAGGCGTGTACCTGTGCGCAGCCGTGGAGCAGGGCTTTTCGCAGCCAATGCGTCGCCTGGCGCTGCACGTGCTGAGTGCTGCTCAGGCTGAAAGGCTGGCCCGGACCGAGGAGGCTGCGCCCGTCGCGCCGCCGGGCCCCAAGCTCTGGTACCGGGACTTCCTGCAGCTGGTGGAGCCGGGCGGCGGTGGTACGAACTCCCTGCGAATGTGTCGTCCGCAGCCCGCGCTGCGCCCACCGCCTCCCGAGTCGCGGAGGAAGGGCCGCAACCGGAGGACACACGCCCCAGAACCGCGTGCTGAGCGGGGGCCGCGCAGCGCAGCGCACTGGTGA
- the SEMA3B gene encoding semaphorin-3B isoform X1, with product MGRAEAAAMIPGLALLWVAVLGGAAPSTPRLRLSFQELQAQHGLRTFRLERTCCYKALLLDEERGRLFVGAENHVASLSLDNISKRAKKLAWPAPVEWREECNWAGKDIGTECMNFVKLLHAYNRTHLLACGTGAFHPTCAFVEVGQRLEEPMLRLDLRRLEDGKGKSPYDPRHRAASVLVGEELYSGVAADLMGRDFTIFRSLGQRPSLRTEPHDSRWLNEPKFVKVFWIPESENPDDDKIYFFFRESAVEATPALGRLSVSRVGQICRNDVGGQRSLVNKWTTFLKARLVCSVPGAEGDTNFDQLQDVFLLSSRDRWTPLLYAVFSTTSSIFQGSAVCVYSMNDVRRAFLGPFAHKEGPMHQWVSYQGRVPYPRPGMCPSKTFGTFSSTKDFPDDVIQFARNHPLMYNSVLPMGGRPLFQQVGAGYTFTQITADRVAAVDGYYDVLFIGTDAGTVLKVISVPKGGRPNAEGLLLEELHMFEDSAAVTSMQISSKRHQLYVASRSGVAQIPLHRCAAHGRACAECCLARDPYCAWDGAACTRFQASAKRRFRRQDVRNGDPSTLCTGDSSHPALLERKVFGVEGGSAFLECEPRSLQARVEWTFQRAGEAAYTQVPAEERAERTTRGLLLRWLRRGDSGVYLCAAVEQGFSQPMRRLALHVLSAAQAERLARTEEAAPVAPPGPKLWYRDFLQLVEPGGGGTNSLRMCRPQPALRPPPPESRRKGRNRRTHAPEPRAERGPRSAAHW from the exons ATGGGGCGGGCTGAGGCCGCCGCCATGATCCCAGGCCTGGCCCTGCTCTGGGTGGCAGTGCTGGGGGGTGCTGCCCCCAGCACGCCACGCCTTCGCCTCTCCTTCCAAG AGCTCCAGGCCCAGCACGGTCTCCGGACCTTCAGGCTGGAGAGGACGTGCTGCTACAAAGCTTTGCTGCTGGATGAGGAGCGTGGGCGCCTGTTTGTGGGCGCCGAGAACCATGTGGCCTCCCTCAGCCTGGACAACATTAGCAAGCGGGCCAAGAAG CTGGCCTGGCCGGCCCCTGTGGAATGGCGAGAGGAGTGCAACTGGGCAGGGAAGGACATTGGC ACTGAGTGCATGAACTTCGTGAAGTTGCTGCACGCCTACAACCGCACCCACTTGCTGGCCTGTGGCACAGGGGCCTTCCACCCAACCTGTGCATTTGTGGAGGTGGGCCAGCGGCTGGAG GAGCCCATGCTCCGGCTGGACCTTCGAAGGCTAGAGGATGGCAAGGGCAAGAGTCCTTATGACCCCAGGCATCGGGCTGCCTCCGTGCTGGTGG GGGAAGAGTTGTACTCGGGAGTAGCCGCAGACCTCATGGGACGGGACTTTACCATCTTCCGCAGCTTGGGTCAGCGTCCAAGTCTCCGAACAGAACCACACGATTCCCGCTGGCTCAACG AGCCCAAGTTCGTCAAGGTCTTTTGGATCCCGGAGAGTGAGAACCCAGACGACGACAAGATCTACTTCTTCTTCCGTGAGTCGGCAGTGGAGGCCACGCCGGCCCTGGGACGCCTGTCTGTGTCCCGCGTTGGCCAGATCTGCAGG AACGACGTGGGTGGCCAGCGCAGCCTGGTCAACAAGTGGACTACGTTCCTGAAGGCGCGGCTGGTGTGCTCAGTGCCCGGTGCCGAGGGCGATACGAACTTTGACCAGCTCC AGGACGTGTTCCTGCTGTCCTCGCGGGATCGCTGGACCCCGCTGCTCTATGCTGTCTTCTCCACGACCAG CAGCATCTTCCAGGGCTCCGCAGTGTGCGTGTACAGCATGAATGATGTGCGCCGGGCCTTCCTGGGACCCTTTGCACACAAGGAGGGGCCCATGCACCAGTGGGTGTCCTACCAGGGCCGTGTCCCCTACCCCCGACCTGGCATG tGCCCCAGCAAGACCTTTGGCACCTTCAGTTCCACCAAGGACTTTCCTGATGATGTCATCCAGTTTGCCCGGAACCACCCCCTCATGTACAATTCGGTCCTGCCCATGGGGGGGCGCCCCCTCTTCCAACAAGTGGGTGCTGGGTACACCTTCACCCAGATCACCGCGGACCGTGTAGCAGCTGTTGACGGATACTACGACGTCCTCTTCATTGGCACAG ATGCTGGCACCGTGCTGAAGGTGATCTCCGTCCCCAAGGGTGGCCGGCCTAATGCTGAGGggctgctcctggaggagctgcaCATGTTTGAG GACTCAGCTGCTGTCACCAGCATGCAAATCTCCTCCAAGAGG CACCAACTGTACGTAGCCTCTCGGAGCGGGGTGGCCCAGATCCCGTTGCACCGCTGCGCTGCCCACGGCCGCGCCTGTGCCGAATGCTGTCTGGCACGTGACCCTTACTGCGCCTGGGATGGGGCCGCGTGCACGCGCTTCCAGGCCAGTGCCAAGAG GAGGTTCCGACGGCAGGATGTAAGGAACGGCGACCCCAGCACACTGTGCACCGGGG ACTCATCCCATCCTGCGCTGCTGGAGCGGAAGGTGTTCGGTGTGGAGGGAGGTAGCGCCTTCCTGGAGTGtgagccccgctcgctgcaggcGCGCGTGGAGTGGACCTTCCAGCGCGCGGGGGAGGCGGCCTACACTCAG GTACCCGCAGAGGAGCGAGCCGAACGCACGACGCGGGGTCTGCTGCTTCGCTGGTTGCGGCGTGGGGACTCAGGCGTGTACCTGTGCGCAGCCGTGGAGCAGGGCTTTTCGCAGCCAATGCGTCGCCTGGCGCTGCACGTGCTGAGTGCTGCTCAGGCTGAAAGGCTGGCCCGGACCGAGGAGGCTGCGCCCGTCGCGCCGCCGGGCCCCAAGCTCTGGTACCGGGACTTCCTGCAGCTGGTGGAGCCGGGCGGCGGTGGTACGAACTCCCTGCGAATGTGTCGTCCGCAGCCCGCGCTGCGCCCACCGCCTCCCGAGTCGCGGAGGAAGGGCCGCAACCGGAGGACACACGCCCCAGAACCGCGTGCTGAGCGGGGGCCGCGCAGCGCAGCGCACTGGTGA